A region of the Bombus pyrosoma isolate SC7728 linkage group LG15, ASM1482585v1, whole genome shotgun sequence genome:
GGCAGAACTATTTTCTTTGATCACCGACACTCCCGGTAGGATATTGATGTCTTCCTGTTCAGATAATCTATCCAGGAAGGATACCACGTCTAGTTTCAGGCAAGTGGCACTGTAGGATTTGCCACAATCCTTGCTCAGAGTAGAGGCTAAAGTCTCTGGAGATTCCTCAACCATTTGTTTCGAGGTACGTCTCTCTATCTCGCCGACAACGGAGCCGacgaaaagaagaggaagcaGCAGCAGCAGGGCCTGCTGACGATGGACCGACGATTGACCGAATATCGCAAATCCCTTCATCGTGCTGCGCGAATTATGCGACGTTTCTGAACCCGGACGCGACAAACTCTGATCTTAAAGAGATCCTGCTGGAGAAGGTCCGGCGGTTGGGACAAACGGCGTAAAACGGACTTGTTGCACGTGGTTAGGATTCGATCTGCTGACTGAAGCTGACGGACGAGACGCGTACCGTGCACTGGACATACCCTCGGATAGTTGCAGTATATATAGAGCGAGTCACCGGGTagtcctttttcctttttgcctTTCGGCCGTTCCATACATTCTCCTAAGTCGAGAGCAACGCGCCGGCGACGGCGTGCTCTCTTCTTTCACGGTGGTCCAAGAGAGGAGGCGAGGGGCTCTCTCGCGTCCACCACCGCCGCTGCCTCGTTCGTACGCGGCGAGAGGGAGCGTCAAATAGAGCGGAGAATTCGAATCTCTGTCGAATTCGCagggaaaaaaaaaggataccGGAGACGTTCTAATGAGAGCGAAGCCTCGTGATCTTGGACTTCCATTCAATTGTCGCCACGGGACCATCTCAGTGAATTCGCTCGGTGGTCGTTGTGGATGCTGCTCGGCCAAACTTTCTTCGATATCGATTCCGTTTGCTCTAGAAATCGTTGCACTCGCAATCTGGATTCAGAAAGTACTCGTATCGCGCTTCGTACGCTGATCACAGGGAATTATAGACAGCTGTTAAAAGATGGAGTGGATTCTTCCTGCATCGATAATTCTGTcacgtttaattatattaatgaagTAAATCAACATCTGTATCACTAGTTGTTAGAGTTTAATTCCTAGTTTTACTAGAGAAAAGTAGCTCCTGTATCTATGGACGCATTTCAGCTCATTTGATCGATTGGATATTGCTAGCAGTGATTTTTTTCGTACTCGAACGTACAGATCAATCGAATAAGCTAGGATCGCGGATCGTCTGTGGCCGATGGCGACAGTGACGACTCGACATGAACCACTTTCGATCTCGACGACGAAATCGAGGCGGTCGATGGTCGGACAAAATCGAGCCTCCATATCCGGCTATGCGAAGAACAtctgaatatttaagaaaactaCAAAGGGAGAGGGAAATCACGAAGTATTATTTCCCTCGACTGAGCGAAACGAGACGGAGCAGGCCTACTTTAAATTAGCCCAGTTAACTCGCGGGAGATCGGATTTTCGCGCGCCACGCTCGAACGACAGCGCTACAGACGGATCTGACGGCGAGAAAGTGCGCGGTCAATTTTCACAAGATCCACGCGCGAGAGATGCATCCAACGTTTACTACGCTTTGGAAATCGCGTGGCCGCTTACGCGTTCGAAGAACTCGCATGACTTTAGACTCGATATAGTCTGTTCGATTTTATCGAACTTTTGTGGGTCAATCGCGTGACGACGGTTAGGAAAATTAGTTTCTTGAATGATTTCGGggaaaaggaattaaaaataacaaaaaagataCAGTACGAagaatacaataaaatgacataatatttgtaatattgcgcattaattttttttatgatcGATATAATCTTGACTATAATCCTGAATATAATCTTCATTAAATAAAGGTATTTCTTCCAAGTAATTGATAATTGAAGGAAGAAGAAGTttggataaattaatttctattttgaaaataaagaagaatcaTCGCTCCGAGttactgaaaataaattccgATAAAACTCAGAGATACGTATTTGATCAAGTTTCACCGAACATTGAGAGCTTCTCATCGTCGCATTTGAACTAAAGTGTTACATTTACGCGGCCGCACGCAAACTCGAGAAAAATTCCAGGCTGCGCATTccgttgaaattatttatcgtcaATAGGGCGTGCAGTTTCGAGCGTGGTGAATTCGCGGCGTGAACACCGCGTAAGGCGTTCATGGACGTTTCGTACGGCCGAAACGATGCGCTCGCATGCTCGGTCAGCAGGTGTGTCGGAAAGGAGAGGATTAGCCTTCTTTTCCAGGTATCTATTTCGCTACTTGTTACTTCCTTTTACCGCAACGCCTTCCTTTCGTTAATAATCGCGCGATCTCCGCTGAGCTACTCTTGTTTCGATTCGGTGCAGAGTCGGCCAGTCGCTCTGTCCTTTGCGGCCGTTGTCTATCGAATCGTGTAAGTTCCCACAACATATcatattctttcaaatttaaagtaaaactCTATTTTAAACAGGTGGCTGAAAAGTGAAACTCCATTTTAAACAGTTGAGACAATTGGCATGAAATTTGTTTGAGAGCTTGCGAAAGTTTAAACATATAGTATCGATATTGGTAGagttaatgaaaaatgtcgtgttacaatgttatacggttCGCCGATTAGATTTGATACTtgattttcatcgatcgatccTGGTCATGCCTTTCCAATCACCGGCAAGTACCGAACGTACGCGAACTGTGCCGCAAGTGAAACGTGAATGGGCGCTCCTTCTGTTTCCCATAACTGTTCCTGATATACTGTTACTATCcttttaatacgtttaataCGTAACTCGAACGAGTATATCGAACATCGGCCGAATTTCCTCGACGATGCCGATCGTGCATTATTAAATCTTCCTGTCCTCGACAACCTTCTGTTGGAGAGTCACGCTGAACAAAAAGTTATAACAAATAGAAACGGCATTTTCTACTCTACTTTCCAGAATCCGCGAAAGCGAAAATTAAAACCATTAGACGATTTTACGATCGATTTGCAATTTCATAAGCGTCCTTAATTCTCTGGCCAAGTTTCTACAACCATCATCCGAATGATATAACAGAATTTGCCAGCTTTCGACCGCttgaattatcgaaatatcgttcgataaatGTGAAATAAGTTGGACGAATTAATCGATGGAAAACGACCGGAGTTAATAAGTGGAAGGCTTTCAACTTCGTAGTAATTAACATGGAAACCAGAGAAAACAACTGGTTAGAACGATCGAATTGCCCATTCAATCGATAGCTGTTCGATTTTACTCCACTGTCCCTGTCAATGCCACAATTGGGACAGATCTTGTTTCCGATTTCTTCATACGATTCTGTTTTGTACGTGTTTGGTCGCTGGATTCGATTCAACGCTTTGTACATTGGAAACGGTGAACGTAATTGCATAGCATTTGCCGATTGATCGCGCGCGGTTAGCccattttcgtttcgaaaatcGAGATGGACGTTGAGAAAGTCGCTATTAGTCGCTAATGCACATGGACCACGAGAATTCCCGTAAGATCCAGTGGAGATCCTCGAAGGAAACGGTCCGATCGTTTCCCGGCCAGGATCGCCGGTGAACGGCGCGTTATTTGGAAAACCGTGTCGCTTGGAACGAAGAGCGACCGCGTGTCTGACCAGGACGGATCGCTTTATTGTTCCGCTCGGAATTGGGCAATTTGCGATTTGTATACTCCTTATGGATTTGGAACTTTCAATTCTCTGCATGCAGGAGAACGTGCTGATAGTACTTTTTGTAATATCGTTCTTGttgatattttctgttttttccttcgttccaAGCTTTTACTTGACATACGAAACTTTCATAGAGACGTATTTGCAGTGTTGcaagtttgtaattttcaaaacaCCTGAGCTCCGATTTATCTGAAAGATTTGTCGATGTTCGACATTTGTACGTTGAAGAGCAATTCAGGCTTGAAAACTGTTTACAGTATAAAAAGCCTGCAATATTTTGGACATTTGCAATTCCGAAAGCTTGCAATTGATTAAATTTGCTGCACCAGAATAACATTCCAAAGTGGAATATGGATTAGGTGAAACTATCCTTTAATCCacctttattttatattaatatgcTCTCATCGTGATTTACACAAATATCGTGTAGTTTCTCTAAACCGTACACCTTCTCGGGCGGTTCATGCGCACGTGCATTCGGTTAGTTTAATGTTCCCAAGTTTGTTGAGCGCATTTGCGTTATCGAACCGTGGGTCAGACGGTACAAAAAAAGTCCGAGGTATATCAACAACGACTGATGCCGGTTGCTGGCCGAGCGGCTGCGTAGACCTCATTAATTCGACACAGAGCACCCGTTATGCGCTCAAAATGCATCGTGCGCGATCATACTTTCGCATTTTTTCAAAGTCAATTTGTAAACTTCATGAGTTTCCCGTTCATATCTAGCCATTGTCCGAGCGATCGTTCTGGTacctatattttaaatattcagcAATGTCGCTGATAAATCTTTATCGTATTGAAAGATCAAGTTTATCGAAATCTCTTGAAGGTTACGAGGATTTAgcctgaaaatatttttatgatagtTCGTAGAATGATGCGAAGTGTGTTAATTGAAAGGACTTCGATATAGTATGCTTTAAATCGTTTGCTCACTTTACTTATCAGAGAAAATCTTGCTTTTTTGAGAGATATATACATGACTagtatgttttaaataaaacttttaacgaattaaaaaatcacagttaataaactttttatcGACTTCGGAAATCAACAAAGAGCGTTCAGAAATACTTCAATCAACTTCTAAACTCGATAAAGGAAGAGAAGCAAGCTATATTCACTCTTGAACCAAGACATTTGTAACAAAACCattcttcgataaaaatgaatcaaCAACTTCATTAAATTAACCCTTTCCTACTGaagatagagaagagaagatttAAGAGAAAGGAGGCtttgtaaaatactttaagTATGTATTCTTATCGATTTCCCGAAATACTTCCAAAGAACTTTAAAATGCCCGATGGTAATCTAATTTGTCAACAAAACCGTAACCCAGCATTCGACTCATTAACTTCTTTTCGCCTCGAGTTCTCCATGCTCTTGACAGTGCTGTCCTCTCGATCGGCTTGTATATACCCAAGGTTTCTGCCCTCTCCACGCAACCTAATCACAACTGATACCGTTACTCGCCGTCTCTCCACTCTGAATGGGGGGAGGCAATGATCGCTCGACGAAGAGGGGAGAACGCAAGGTGGGAGTCCACGTGGAGGTAATGACCCAGTGCCCTTGATCCTGAGAATTCACCCAGGGGGAAGCAGAAATGGCCAATCACCGGCTCGGCCACTTTTCCCACCTTTCCTGTCACAGTGACCCCGATTCCTTCCTGTTCCTACTCCCCTacctcttcctttctccccACCTGTCGTTCTCTCTCCACCGAGCGCGTCGCACGGCTCCTATTTGGGTCGTTAGCCTTCCCCTTCGCCGTGATAACCTGCTTTACCTCGGCGGTTATagatttccaattatttatttaattattttagctGTCAATGGCTGCCCGCTCCAGCGGAGAGAGGAAAGTGCACCGATGTGTTCTATGGTTGATGTATTCGAAGACTCGTGGAAAATTCGAGGAATGAGAATAGCGAAGAACACGAAAATTAGGAAGGgtggaaattaaaagaaagcgTAAGATCGTAGAAAAGAAAGGACGCGATGTCTTTATTCAACACAATGGGAGTAACAGAGAggagataataaataaaatgaagggATGAGAAGATGAATCTTAATTTGAAGACCGAATTTAAGGGATGTCTTGGTAGGGATACTGCTCAGGCCCGAATTCCGGGGCCCACCCTCTGTACGGTTGATTCACTTCTTCCTGTGACCTGTGCCAATGTTCGTGGTGAACTTCAGGTTTTACTATTCCGTACGAGACCCTGGTGGGATAGGAGGGTGGTGGTGGTGTTAGTAGAGCCTTGAGAGCGACCGCCCCGGAAAGAAGAAGGGACAGTAGACCTGCACCGAGTCCCTTGATGCCTATCAGACCGATCAGAGTGATGGCAATAGGAAGGACGATCATGGCTTTGAGTTTGAGAGCCAGTAGTAACGGCAACACGATCTTCTTCAGCTTGGTTCGGGCTGGAACGAAAGCGAAACGAtgcaaaatctaaaatttacgTAATCCTCGTACATTATTTCTATCGTAGATACCCCGTAGATcttagaaatttgttaacgaatacaaaaataataagaagaaattgaacaaaaaagaacaaaagtgTTCATTAATGCGTATCGACGAATTTGATGGATCCAATGAATCGTCAAGTGAAATTCATCAAGCTGATCAGACTGCGAATCTGGAAGGGGTATCTAGAAGCCTCTAATGGCCATTTATCGGCTATCTACTTTCTTCGACATGTGGCACTCTCGTTCAAGGTCCTCGTCCGTCGTGTTCTTCAGGCAGCCGTCCCAGAAACCCGGAATCCCATCGATGGCCCACTTTATCTCGATCCCTGCCACGGCAACGTTTTCGCGGATGCAGAGGAAGTGGGACGCGTCTTCGTGGCTTTCTATGCTCGACGCACTGCTACTTTCCTCCCTCCATTCTTCATCGCGTTCCAAGCGTTTATTCCTTGCGTGGGGAACGTAGGATGCGTCCCGACGACTCGGTTCggggagaagaaaaaatttgtgaaaactTCGAGGCGCGCAAAAGAGGCCGAGAAAAAGAGCAGCAGGCAGAGGCGTTGGTTCGTCGACGAAGCCAATCGGAAACATCGCCATCTGAAGTCCCACTTTACGACCAATCGTTCCTCGTCTTCGTGGCTTACTTCCATCGTATTGGAGAGAGTTTAGAAAGGCGAGGTACTATAAGTTCGTGGCCGTGGTCCAGTCGAGTCACAGCAGCGACTCGACGCGACGAAGATCCACTCGTCTTGACGTTGAACTGTAAAAGTGTCTCTTGGAATTTAGTTCCTCCTCGAGATCACTCCGGGAAATCATGAATATTTCCCCTTTCTTTCAGTGTTTTACGCTTTGGTAGTCGAGAGAGTGAGTCTCGAATGCTGAAGATGTTAATGTAGGCTAAAGGAGAGATCGAAGGAATACTTGTAATAGAAAGTTCCTTCGATCTTTCTTCGTGATAGGTTCTTACTTCTGTTGTCTGTTTTTGATTGGTTCTTTTTCGAGAAAAAGCTTCGTACCTCTTGCACGATTTaagtgaattttcattttcttcttgggACATAATCTCCCTTTCTATGTAGATTTTTCGATGATTAAAAGAGATTGAAAGAAAACTGTAGAATTTAGCGCATCGTAAACAATCACGTAGTACGTGTGTCCAAGCTCGATCCACGATCgaaatctttaaaattacaatcaaGATTGATGTTCATCGCGACTGCAAAAGTTGATTACCAATATtcaaaaagttatataatCAGAATTTCGCCTAGAAagtaatcaaatatttctaataaccTTCATACTAGTACTAAAAAAGTTTCATACAACCAAAATTGTACTTAAACCTCACCGTTTCGAAGCAAAATGACGTTTGGAAACGTTAAATTTCTTCAACCGACTTAAAAATCTTCtaacatattttctacaaaattaattttaccttCAGAAGCTCCTGTAGTCAGACCTCTGAGGCCAATCTCCATGTCCTTCTGTCCCATAGCTCTGCCAAACATGTCGGCAGAAGATCCATCGCTAGGTAGATGTACATGAATTTTCCTGTTCCTCAGGAATTGTTCGATCTTGCTCACTAGAGGGTCCTGACTAGCTCTTGCAGCCTCTTCATCTTCCACAATGTCTACCTTCTCCAAGGTGATCATATCACCGTAGATCTTGATGGTGTCCCTTTTATTCAGTTCGTCCATCGTCTTGGTCAGGCTGATCTCCACGCTTCTGGCGTCTTCAGCCGCGACGATGGCGATCAAAAACAACGCCAATATTGCGATCAATGATTTCATCATGATGATCAATTGAACTGGACGGACACGAGGATTTTGACTGTTTGTCTCGAgggcaatttttcttttatacttcGACTCGTGATCGATGGTGGGGTCGGTTTGAACCATTTGGCAAGCGACGTGCAAGGGCTGTGGTGtcaagaattttaatttcggcGTCTCACCGGCTAGCCACTGCACAACGCGTACATTTTCGTGACGTATCGTCtatcgatagaaattaattttccttttcagcGAGATCACTTTCGAGCGATCTATTAACTTCGTCTATGATCTGTGTTTAAATTAGACTTTAATcaattgaaagtaaaaatcgatggaatactaattttattacttccaCGAGTAATACAAGTTTGACAGCTATTGTACTGAAGCCACCGAATACCAgtcttattaaattttaataagcaACTTTTGtgttcgaattaaattttaatcgactGATAAAAGAATCGATGAATTACAGATTTTACTACTTGTTTGGAGTGGTAGAAATTCAACAACAGTACCGTTCATTTTTTAAGTGCGAGAAATATAAACGTGAAACACAGGTTTGTAGAAACCTTGAGGATAAATAGCTATTAACTAGA
Encoded here:
- the LOC122576070 gene encoding uncharacterized protein LOC122576070 → MMKSLIAILALFLIAIVAAEDARSVEISLTKTMDELNKRDTIKIYGDMITLEKVDIVEDEEAARASQDPLVSKIEQFLRNRKIHVHLPSDGSSADMFGRAMGQKDMEIGLRGLTTGASEARTKLKKIVLPLLLALKLKAMIVLPIAITLIGLIGIKGLGAGLLSLLLSGAVALKALLTPPPPSYPTRVSYGIVKPEVHHEHWHRSQEEVNQPYRGWAPEFGPEQYPYQDIP